A genomic stretch from Antarcticibacterium flavum includes:
- a CDS encoding sugar porter family MFS transporter — protein MHSKIVAWSITAALAGFLFGFDTVVISGADKALQANWGTSDAFHGSVVMAMALWGTVIGAIFGGWPTNRFGRKNTLIFIGLLYIFSALGSAMANDPITFAAFRFIGGLGVGASTIAAPTYVSEIAPQKHRGRLVSLYQFNIVLGILIAFLSNYLLRNTGAEPWRWMLGVEAIPAVIYTAFIFFVPRSPRWLISKAKYAEAEKVLRTIHPEADIEGKMLEIQKQSETKISGENIFLKKYRFPLILAFLVAFFNQLSGINAFLYYAPRIFEAAGLGESTALLSSIGIGVVNLLFTILGVVLIDKLGRKQLMFIGSIGYIISLSLVAASFFLNWGGLTVPIFLFLFIAAHAIGQGAVIWVFISEIFPNHLRASGQAFGSSTHWLLAAIIPSLIPFLFSTVGPALVFAFFAFMMVLQLIFVIFMMPETKGKSLEELSEELSPGKTTLSFKNN, from the coding sequence ATGCACTCAAAAATTGTAGCCTGGTCCATTACTGCTGCGCTTGCAGGATTCCTCTTCGGGTTTGACACCGTGGTAATTTCAGGGGCAGATAAAGCCTTACAGGCAAACTGGGGCACCTCAGATGCTTTTCACGGTTCGGTTGTCATGGCTATGGCCCTATGGGGAACTGTCATAGGGGCCATTTTTGGAGGTTGGCCTACAAACCGCTTTGGAAGAAAGAACACCCTTATCTTTATAGGTCTCTTATATATATTTTCGGCACTGGGATCTGCGATGGCAAATGATCCAATCACTTTTGCGGCCTTTAGATTCATAGGTGGACTGGGAGTTGGAGCCTCTACTATCGCAGCGCCCACGTATGTTTCAGAGATAGCGCCGCAAAAACACAGGGGACGGTTGGTTTCTTTATACCAATTCAATATTGTACTTGGTATCCTCATCGCATTTCTTTCTAACTACCTTTTGCGCAACACCGGTGCAGAACCATGGCGGTGGATGCTTGGAGTGGAAGCTATTCCTGCAGTGATCTATACTGCCTTCATCTTCTTTGTACCAAGAAGTCCAAGATGGCTCATTTCAAAAGCAAAATATGCCGAGGCAGAAAAGGTGCTAAGGACCATACACCCGGAAGCAGATATTGAAGGAAAAATGCTGGAGATCCAAAAGCAGTCTGAAACCAAGATCTCTGGCGAGAACATTTTTCTAAAAAAATACCGCTTCCCGCTAATACTTGCATTTTTGGTGGCATTTTTCAATCAGCTTTCCGGTATAAATGCATTCTTATATTATGCACCCAGGATCTTCGAAGCGGCAGGCCTGGGAGAAAGTACCGCCTTGTTAAGCAGTATAGGAATAGGAGTTGTTAACCTGCTCTTTACCATTCTGGGAGTAGTCCTTATTGATAAACTTGGAAGAAAACAATTAATGTTTATAGGGTCTATTGGCTATATAATCTCATTATCCCTGGTAGCAGCTTCATTTTTCCTGAACTGGGGAGGATTAACAGTGCCTATCTTCCTTTTCCTCTTCATTGCTGCCCACGCCATTGGACAGGGTGCAGTAATATGGGTATTTATTTCAGAAATTTTTCCTAATCATTTACGAGCTTCGGGACAGGCATTTGGATCTTCCACGCACTGGCTGCTGGCGGCAATCATTCCGTCATTGATTCCCTTCCTTTTCTCGACTGTTGGCCCTGCCCTCGTATTTGCCTTCTTTGCCTTTATGATGGTCTTGCAGCTTATCTTCGTAATCTTTATGATGCCGGAGACAAAAGGAAAATCCCTGGAAGAACTAAGCGAGGAGTTATCTCCCGGTAAGACCACATTATCATTTAAGAATAATTAA
- a CDS encoding glycoside hydrolase family 32 protein produces MNHWDQKLRLKLLPLAVLLLLSKQEVKAQYDEKYRPQFHFSPKKGWIGDPDGLVFNDGKYHLFWWGHAVSDDLVHWEELPYPMQGGDGTFSYFSGSVVVDKQNTAGFGEDSFIAVYTRHMPGDSLPETQAISVSNDAINFKYYEGNPVLDINKIFFRDPQVFWYEPEKKWVMVVSLPDVQKIQIYESQNMKDWDYLSEFGYLGAQNSFWECPDLFQLPVDGDVNNSKWVMLIGRGPNRVQYFLGSFNGKEFVADKETEDYLRLGKGLNGEVFANFEGESFESWENSGNAFKLSPVSDSTGALGNLYITSMKNSDQKISTSIDPLMAGGVVADNPQSVERTGSLLSPEFIINKSAINFLISGGKNPSKTSINLVVNGKKVRSTSGDNTDVFKWNGWDVTNLKGEKAQISIEDNTAQEDTQYIAIDHIMFSDVLQNQNLEHALWLDYGTDFYAARTWRDIDNVSDRTVVLGWMGNWDYSRDVPTSWGKGFESVPREISLKKLPQGIRVVQQPVPELKKLRKEILNVKKKSVEGIEEIISPSRNTYEIEAVFSTKSLFDFGFNLLVGESRKLVISYDPRTSNFCLDRTRTTDYLSDEEFLKKFATKMCAPVISNNKEIKLHILVDQASIEIFTNEGEKVFSALTFPGEQQKGIEVFSNGGKTELLELRMWELESIWNKKE; encoded by the coding sequence ATGAATCACTGGGATCAAAAATTACGCCTGAAGCTTTTACCTTTGGCAGTATTATTACTTCTCTCCAAACAGGAGGTTAAGGCACAATACGATGAAAAATATAGGCCGCAATTTCACTTCAGCCCAAAAAAAGGATGGATTGGTGACCCAGATGGTTTAGTCTTTAATGATGGGAAGTACCATCTTTTCTGGTGGGGTCATGCTGTATCTGATGATCTTGTGCACTGGGAGGAACTCCCCTACCCTATGCAAGGAGGAGATGGTACCTTCTCCTACTTTTCAGGTTCCGTTGTAGTTGACAAGCAAAACACGGCTGGTTTTGGGGAAGATAGTTTCATTGCTGTATACACCCGCCACATGCCGGGGGATTCCCTTCCGGAAACCCAAGCCATTTCTGTGAGCAATGATGCTATCAATTTTAAATACTACGAAGGAAATCCGGTACTGGATATTAATAAGATCTTCTTTCGGGATCCTCAGGTTTTTTGGTATGAACCTGAAAAAAAATGGGTGATGGTAGTTTCCCTGCCCGATGTTCAAAAAATACAAATTTACGAATCGCAGAATATGAAGGACTGGGATTATCTGAGTGAATTTGGTTATCTGGGAGCTCAAAATTCTTTTTGGGAATGCCCTGACCTGTTCCAACTTCCAGTGGATGGGGACGTCAATAATTCAAAGTGGGTAATGCTAATAGGAAGAGGACCAAATAGGGTGCAGTATTTTTTAGGAAGCTTTAACGGAAAGGAATTTGTTGCAGATAAAGAAACAGAGGATTACCTAAGATTAGGTAAGGGTCTTAACGGTGAAGTGTTCGCCAATTTTGAAGGTGAATCGTTTGAATCCTGGGAAAATTCTGGCAATGCCTTTAAACTTAGCCCGGTTTCAGATTCAACAGGTGCCCTGGGAAACTTATACATCACCTCAATGAAAAATTCAGATCAAAAAATTTCCACCTCTATTGATCCCTTAATGGCCGGAGGAGTCGTTGCTGATAATCCTCAATCAGTTGAAAGAACGGGATCACTGCTTTCTCCTGAGTTTATTATAAATAAAAGCGCAATTAATTTTTTAATCTCCGGAGGAAAGAATCCTTCCAAAACAAGTATTAATCTAGTGGTGAATGGAAAAAAGGTTCGAAGCACCTCTGGAGATAACACAGATGTTTTCAAGTGGAATGGTTGGGATGTGACCAATCTAAAAGGCGAAAAAGCACAGATAAGCATTGAGGATAATACTGCCCAGGAAGACACACAATATATTGCTATTGACCATATTATGTTCTCTGATGTTCTTCAAAACCAGAACCTGGAGCATGCGTTGTGGTTAGATTATGGTACAGATTTTTATGCGGCCCGCACCTGGAGGGATATTGATAATGTTAGTGACCGGACGGTGGTCCTGGGATGGATGGGTAACTGGGATTATTCCCGCGACGTGCCCACCTCCTGGGGGAAAGGTTTTGAATCTGTGCCCCGGGAAATTTCTCTTAAGAAATTACCTCAGGGAATTAGGGTTGTACAACAGCCGGTACCGGAGCTAAAAAAGCTTAGGAAGGAGATCTTAAATGTAAAGAAGAAATCCGTGGAGGGAATTGAAGAAATCATTTCCCCATCACGAAACACCTATGAGATTGAGGCCGTTTTTAGCACAAAATCTTTATTTGATTTTGGTTTTAACCTTTTGGTGGGTGAGAGCCGAAAACTTGTAATTTCCTACGATCCCAGAACCTCTAATTTTTGTCTTGACAGAACTCGGACGACCGATTATCTTTCCGATGAGGAATTCCTTAAGAAATTTGCCACAAAGATGTGCGCTCCTGTGATTTCTAACAATAAGGAAATAAAACTACACATTTTAGTTGACCAGGCTTCAATAGAAATCTTCACAAATGAGGGAGAAAAAGTTTTTAGTGCACTTACATTCCCCGGTGAACAG
- a CDS encoding SusC/RagA family TonB-linked outer membrane protein yields the protein MNYKFLILFLLSISVWAQEVNVSGTVISADDQIPLPGVSILVKNTTKGVVTDFDGKFTIQNINSDDILVFSYVGFTTQEVPVNGRNEISIALTPDAEQLSEVVVTGYQTERKKDITGAVSVVDVDEMKKQAVANPIKALQGRVAGMNITGNGSPSSPATVRIRGIGTLNNNDPLYIIDGVPTKAGMHELNSQDIESIQVLKDASAASIYGSRAANGVIIVTTKKGQLGKVRLDANVYTSLSSYTSRTEMLDTEGYGRALWQANINNGTDPNDNSVQYRFDWGINPETGEPILNQVLVPEYLDAERTMRASNTDWFDEISRIGVIQNYDVALSNGTENGNYYLSLGYFNNEGVIKTSKFDRFSARLNTDYKFFDGKIVVGENLSLTKTSEVAAAPMNAAMQALPIIPVRTVDGQGWGGPVGGMNDRQNPVRLLEDNKQNGYDFFRLFGSFYAEATILENLNFRTNFGIDYGNYTYRNLRKRYQSGYLNNPVNRVESGQTHNLKTTWTNTLNYSINVKNHSLNAIVGTEFFREKNNNFWASREDFEIEDDAFTYLDAGTGQKDNGGSGAEHVLLSYFGRLNYSFLDKYLISGTLRYDGSSRFGENNRFGTFPAFSVGWRLSEENFIQNNTHIFDELKLRFGWGITGNQEIDNNAIHNLYLTDYNSTSYDINGNGSGVLPSGYKLVQNANPNLRWEQSKMTNFGLDFDLFNHRLYGSAEYYIRETSDILLLPPYIGTLGEGGNQWVNGASMQNKGFELSIGNRTNINEDFRMKLDANLSLYRNEVTVLPNEVVNAYGGDGRGQNILGRPINSFFGYVADGLFQSQEEVAAHAEQPGKGLGRIRYADLNGDGVIDDYDRTWIGTPHPDFTYGLSAEFNYKQFDLSLFLQGVAGVDVINDFKFATDFWSASETGSNKGARLLDAWSPTNTNSDIPMISLVDENWEARFSSYFVENGSYLRLRNAQMGYTLTNEAASKVGMDYFRVYVGGDNLALLLKSKSFTGIDPENPGFGYPNPTVVTAGLNIRF from the coding sequence ATGAATTACAAATTTTTAATATTATTCCTCCTGTCCATATCTGTATGGGCCCAGGAAGTTAATGTTTCCGGAACAGTAATCTCGGCAGATGATCAAATACCATTACCGGGGGTTTCCATCCTGGTCAAAAATACTACTAAAGGAGTGGTGACAGATTTTGATGGAAAATTTACTATTCAGAATATAAATTCAGATGACATACTGGTTTTTAGTTATGTAGGTTTTACAACTCAGGAAGTGCCGGTAAATGGACGGAATGAGATTAGTATTGCTTTAACACCTGATGCTGAGCAATTATCAGAGGTGGTAGTAACTGGTTATCAAACCGAAAGAAAAAAAGATATTACTGGTGCAGTTTCGGTGGTTGATGTTGACGAGATGAAAAAACAAGCCGTGGCCAATCCAATAAAAGCGCTTCAGGGACGCGTTGCAGGAATGAATATTACCGGTAATGGTTCTCCAAGTTCTCCAGCTACCGTTCGTATACGGGGAATTGGTACTTTGAACAACAACGATCCACTGTATATTATAGACGGAGTGCCAACAAAAGCTGGAATGCACGAATTAAACTCGCAGGATATTGAGTCCATTCAGGTACTTAAAGATGCTTCAGCTGCCAGTATTTATGGGTCCAGAGCAGCCAATGGTGTTATCATTGTGACCACTAAAAAAGGTCAACTTGGGAAAGTAAGGTTGGATGCAAATGTCTATACTTCATTATCCAGTTACACTAGCAGAACGGAAATGCTGGACACTGAAGGCTATGGAAGAGCTCTATGGCAGGCTAATATTAATAACGGCACAGATCCAAACGATAATAGCGTCCAGTACAGGTTTGACTGGGGCATTAATCCAGAAACCGGGGAGCCTATTCTAAACCAGGTATTGGTTCCAGAATATCTGGATGCAGAGCGCACTATGAGAGCCTCCAATACAGATTGGTTCGACGAAATTTCCCGAATAGGAGTAATTCAAAACTATGATGTTGCTCTTTCTAATGGTACAGAAAATGGGAATTACTATTTATCACTTGGATATTTTAATAATGAAGGAGTTATTAAAACGTCAAAATTCGACAGATTTTCTGCCCGTTTAAATACAGATTACAAATTCTTTGATGGAAAAATTGTTGTAGGTGAAAATCTTAGTTTGACCAAAACCTCTGAAGTAGCTGCCGCCCCTATGAATGCGGCAATGCAGGCGCTACCTATTATTCCGGTTAGAACGGTAGATGGACAAGGCTGGGGAGGACCTGTGGGAGGTATGAACGATAGGCAGAACCCCGTAAGACTCCTTGAGGATAACAAACAAAACGGGTATGATTTCTTTCGTTTGTTCGGTAGTTTCTATGCCGAAGCCACTATTCTGGAGAATCTAAATTTTCGAACTAACTTCGGTATTGATTATGGAAATTACACCTATAGAAACCTGAGAAAGAGATATCAGTCAGGTTACCTCAATAATCCTGTGAACAGGGTGGAATCTGGTCAAACCCATAATCTCAAAACTACCTGGACAAACACCCTGAATTATAGTATAAACGTCAAAAATCACTCTCTGAACGCAATTGTGGGAACTGAATTTTTCCGTGAAAAGAATAACAATTTCTGGGCCTCCAGAGAAGATTTCGAAATTGAAGATGATGCCTTTACTTACCTGGATGCAGGAACGGGTCAAAAGGACAATGGCGGCAGTGGTGCAGAACACGTATTGCTTTCTTATTTTGGAAGACTCAATTATTCTTTCCTTGATAAGTATCTTATTTCAGGAACACTGCGATATGACGGCTCCTCCCGTTTCGGTGAAAACAATCGATTTGGTACATTCCCTGCATTCTCTGTTGGTTGGCGCTTAAGCGAGGAAAACTTTATCCAAAACAACACCCATATTTTCGACGAACTAAAACTGCGTTTTGGGTGGGGAATCACCGGAAATCAAGAAATTGACAACAATGCTATCCATAATCTATACTTAACAGATTATAACAGTACCTCCTATGATATAAATGGAAATGGTAGCGGAGTTTTGCCTTCCGGCTATAAACTGGTTCAAAATGCCAATCCTAACCTGCGTTGGGAGCAGAGTAAAATGACAAATTTTGGTCTCGATTTCGACCTATTTAACCACAGGCTATATGGGAGCGCAGAATACTATATCAGGGAGACTTCAGACATTCTTCTTTTGCCTCCATATATAGGAACATTGGGAGAAGGAGGAAACCAATGGGTGAATGGTGCGTCTATGCAAAACAAGGGTTTTGAATTGAGCATTGGGAACCGCACTAATATTAATGAAGATTTCAGGATGAAACTTGATGCTAACTTAAGCTTGTATAGAAATGAAGTTACAGTACTACCAAATGAGGTGGTCAATGCCTACGGCGGCGACGGGAGAGGGCAGAATATTCTAGGCCGGCCAATTAACTCCTTTTTCGGGTATGTAGCAGACGGATTGTTCCAGAGCCAGGAAGAAGTGGCAGCACATGCTGAACAGCCAGGAAAAGGGCTGGGGAGAATTAGGTATGCAGATTTGAATGGAGACGGAGTGATAGATGATTATGATCGCACCTGGATTGGCACACCTCATCCAGATTTCACCTATGGACTGTCAGCTGAATTCAATTACAAACAATTTGACCTGTCTCTTTTCCTGCAAGGAGTTGCCGGAGTGGATGTAATTAACGACTTCAAATTTGCTACTGATTTTTGGAGTGCTTCAGAGACCGGTTCCAATAAAGGGGCTAGACTGTTAGATGCCTGGTCTCCAACCAATACGAATTCTGATATTCCAATGATTTCACTGGTAGACGAGAATTGGGAAGCACGTTTCTCCAGCTATTTTGTGGAGAATGGCTCTTATTTGAGATTAAGAAACGCCCAAATGGGTTATACTTTAACGAATGAAGCAGCATCTAAAGTAGGAATGGATTACTTCAGAGTGTATGTTGGAGGTGACAACCTTGCGCTTTTGCTAAAAAGCAAATCCTTCACTGGAATAGATCCTGAAAATCCAGGTTTCGGCTATCCTAATCCAACGGTTGTAACCGCCGGATTGAATATTAGATTTTAG
- a CDS encoding glycoside hydrolase family 32 protein: protein MRPVLICLTVLLSFLSFSCKDDEKSTALNTETPAQSNEDFRPQFHFTPKSGWMNDPNGMFYLDGTYHLFFQHNPDDNVWGPMHWGHATSKDLIVWEEQPIALEPDEHGTIFSGSAVVDHQNTSGLGDGNTPPVIAIFTYHDAEREQEGANDFQTQGIAYSTDAGKTWTKYENNPVLGNPGIRDFRDPKVVWYEEGNKWIMSLAVQDHIKFYSSSNLLDWEHLSDFGKNSGNHGGVWECPDLFKMQVGDTGEERWVLLVSINPGGPNGGSATQYFVGDFDGTTFTLDESVEDIGEEHDYWVDFGKDNYAGVTWSNIPQEDGRHIFMGWMSNWQYANEVPTETWRSAMTIARTLDLKKTAATYRITSSPVKELENYKTDGITKQNIQIEAETEIIKNGEISLSPSVVEVNISNFKEQDYIFQLKNDAGNVLEFGYDAGEAAYYIDRSQSGITDFNEDFASKRSLAPRLSQEQDLRFTAIIDNMSIEIFFDDGNTVMTEIFFPNKPFQTLSAKSHETFKIENFEAHQLNFN, encoded by the coding sequence ATGCGACCAGTTTTAATTTGTCTAACCGTATTGCTTAGCTTTTTAAGCTTCTCCTGTAAGGATGATGAAAAAAGCACAGCCCTGAACACAGAGACTCCTGCTCAAAGCAATGAGGACTTCAGGCCTCAGTTCCATTTCACTCCCAAGTCTGGCTGGATGAACGACCCCAATGGAATGTTTTACCTGGATGGCACTTACCATCTCTTCTTTCAGCATAATCCAGATGACAACGTCTGGGGGCCTATGCATTGGGGACACGCCACCAGCAAGGACCTTATTGTATGGGAAGAGCAGCCTATTGCCCTGGAACCGGACGAACATGGAACTATTTTCTCCGGAAGTGCTGTAGTGGACCACCAGAACACATCTGGCCTGGGTGACGGTAATACTCCTCCTGTCATTGCGATCTTCACCTACCACGATGCTGAAAGAGAACAGGAGGGTGCAAATGACTTTCAAACTCAGGGGATCGCCTATAGTACAGATGCAGGGAAGACCTGGACCAAATATGAGAATAACCCTGTACTAGGAAATCCTGGAATAAGGGATTTCCGGGACCCTAAAGTGGTGTGGTATGAAGAAGGGAATAAATGGATCATGTCACTTGCAGTGCAGGACCATATTAAATTTTATTCTTCTTCCAACCTATTGGACTGGGAACACCTAAGTGATTTTGGAAAAAATTCTGGCAACCATGGAGGGGTATGGGAATGCCCCGATCTTTTTAAAATGCAGGTTGGTGACACAGGAGAAGAACGTTGGGTGCTTTTAGTAAGCATTAATCCCGGAGGGCCAAACGGAGGTTCTGCCACACAGTATTTTGTAGGTGATTTTGACGGAACCACTTTTACCCTGGATGAAAGTGTTGAAGATATTGGCGAAGAGCATGATTACTGGGTAGATTTTGGAAAGGACAACTATGCAGGGGTGACCTGGTCTAACATTCCGCAGGAGGATGGCAGGCATATATTTATGGGTTGGATGTCCAACTGGCAATATGCGAATGAGGTTCCAACTGAAACCTGGAGAAGTGCTATGACAATTGCACGCACCCTGGATCTCAAAAAAACAGCAGCTACTTACAGGATCACCTCCAGCCCGGTGAAAGAACTGGAAAACTATAAAACCGATGGTATTACAAAGCAAAATATTCAAATTGAAGCTGAAACTGAAATAATTAAAAACGGGGAGATAAGTTTATCACCTTCTGTGGTGGAAGTTAATATCTCCAACTTTAAGGAGCAGGACTATATTTTTCAGCTAAAAAATGATGCCGGTAACGTCCTGGAATTTGGTTATGATGCCGGAGAAGCCGCTTATTATATAGACAGAAGCCAATCTGGAATTACAGATTTTAATGAGGATTTTGCTTCCAAACGATCTTTAGCCCCCAGACTATCACAGGAACAGGATCTAAGATTTACAGCGATCATAGACAATATGTCCATCGAGATCTTCTTTGATGATGGAAACACTGTGATGACAGAGATTTTCTTTCCAAATAAACCATTCCAAACGCTCAGCGCTAAATCCCATGAGACATTCAAAATAGAAAATTTTGAAGCTCATCAATTAAACTTTAATTAA
- a CDS encoding RagB/SusD family nutrient uptake outer membrane protein: MKRLILIAIASLVMLSSCEAELDVAPRGVLNEGQIATPEGAEGFVIAAYSQLGNDEINRPFSLWPYGNVRADDAYKGGRDPGDGQGFHFMETYTNIRPDMWEIDGMWFHQYIGVRRANEGLRILSMLTEEEYPLLEVRTAELRFLRGHFYFQLKILFNRIPYMDEHLPAEEYKFVSNVELSSDELWEKIADDFEFAAQYLPQIQPQIGRADQVAAYAYLAKTRLYQAYEKNEQHQVENINFERLQQVIDAANQVIGSNHFLEEDFANNFLTGGFENGPESIFAVQFSTNDGVGRGRVNYGTMLTTPQGIGCCDFQKPSQNLMNAFKTSQGVPFLENFNESNLDFNLNTVDPRLDHTIARPNVPWKYESDVMFTEGWSRSPQIYGFYNSLKENVKEDEYINVDPFYGNTKPRIILRYADVLLFKAEALVELGRLDEALDIINQLRLRAANSTERLVDANGTLLANYDVEPYIPGVNITWDQETARQAVRFERRLELALEGSRFFDLVRWGNAEEVLNNYLDIEATRREYLSGGMFVSGKHEYLPIPQNQIFWSEDRYIQNPGY, encoded by the coding sequence ATGAAAAGGTTAATACTAATAGCCATAGCAAGTTTAGTTATGCTCTCCTCCTGTGAAGCAGAATTGGATGTTGCCCCAAGAGGTGTATTAAATGAAGGCCAAATTGCCACACCAGAGGGTGCTGAAGGCTTTGTCATTGCTGCATATTCCCAGTTGGGAAATGATGAAATAAACCGCCCTTTCAGTCTTTGGCCATACGGGAACGTTAGGGCAGATGATGCCTATAAAGGAGGTCGGGATCCTGGTGACGGTCAGGGTTTTCATTTCATGGAAACCTATACAAATATAAGACCGGACATGTGGGAAATAGATGGAATGTGGTTCCACCAGTACATCGGTGTGCGACGAGCCAATGAAGGCCTTAGGATTTTGAGTATGTTGACAGAAGAAGAATACCCTCTCCTGGAAGTAAGGACTGCTGAACTCCGCTTCCTGAGGGGTCATTTTTACTTTCAGCTTAAAATTCTCTTCAACAGAATTCCTTATATGGATGAGCATCTACCCGCAGAGGAATATAAATTTGTTTCCAATGTTGAACTTTCAAGTGATGAGCTTTGGGAAAAAATTGCAGACGATTTTGAGTTTGCTGCGCAATACCTACCCCAAATCCAACCTCAAATTGGTAGGGCAGATCAAGTAGCAGCATATGCATACCTGGCAAAAACAAGATTATACCAGGCTTATGAGAAAAATGAACAACACCAGGTGGAAAATATTAACTTTGAAAGACTGCAACAAGTAATTGACGCTGCTAACCAGGTGATTGGTTCCAACCACTTCCTTGAAGAAGATTTTGCAAACAATTTTCTTACAGGAGGTTTTGAAAATGGCCCTGAGTCAATCTTTGCTGTTCAATTTTCCACTAATGATGGGGTAGGACGAGGGCGTGTGAACTACGGCACTATGTTAACCACTCCACAAGGAATTGGTTGCTGTGATTTTCAAAAACCTTCCCAAAATCTAATGAACGCTTTTAAAACCTCCCAGGGGGTGCCTTTTTTAGAAAATTTCAACGAAAGCAACCTGGATTTCAATCTAAATACTGTAGATCCAAGACTCGATCATACTATTGCCCGACCAAATGTGCCCTGGAAGTACGAAAGCGATGTGATGTTCACGGAAGGCTGGAGCCGCTCACCTCAGATCTACGGATTCTATAATTCATTAAAAGAGAACGTGAAAGAAGATGAGTATATAAATGTTGATCCTTTTTATGGTAATACAAAGCCGAGAATAATTTTAAGATATGCCGATGTTTTGTTATTCAAAGCTGAGGCGTTGGTAGAGTTAGGACGATTGGATGAAGCATTGGATATTATCAATCAATTACGATTACGTGCTGCCAATAGCACAGAAAGATTAGTGGATGCAAATGGAACATTATTAGCCAATTACGACGTTGAACCTTATATTCCCGGAGTCAATATAACCTGGGATCAGGAAACGGCCAGGCAAGCTGTACGATTCGAACGCCGTCTCGAGCTGGCGCTGGAAGGTAGCCGCTTCTTTGATCTGGTAAGATGGGGCAATGCCGAGGAAGTGCTGAATAATTACCTAGATATTGAGGCAACCAGAAGAGAATACTTAAGTGGTGGTATGTTCGTTTCAGGAAAACACGAATATCTCCCTATACCTCAAAACCAAATCTTCTGGAGTGAGGACAGATACATCCAGAATCCTGGTTATTAA